The following coding sequences lie in one Labrus bergylta chromosome 13, fLabBer1.1, whole genome shotgun sequence genomic window:
- the LOC109986953 gene encoding gamma-crystallin M3, translated as MHGKIIFYEDRNFQGRSYETSSDCADMSSHLSRCHSCKVESGCFMVYDRPNYTGNQYLIKRGEYSDYQRMMGFGDCIRSCRMIPTHKGSYKIRIYEMENFGGQMTELMEDCDNIQERHRMSDCQSCNVMDGQWLMYEQPHFRGRMMYLRPGEYRSFREMGYDGSRFSSIRRITDSC; from the exons ATGCATGGAAAG ATCATCTTCTACGAGGACAGGAACTTCCAGGGTCGCTCCTATGAGACCAGCAGCGACTGCGCCGACATGTCCTCCCACCTGAGCAGGTGCCACTCCTGCAAGGTGGAGAGCGGCTGCTTCATGGTATACGACCGCCCCAACTACACAGGGAACCAGTACTTAATTAAGAGGGGCGAGTACTCTGACTACCAGCGGATGATGGGTTTTGGAGACTGCATTAGGTCCTGTCGTATGATCCCCACG CACAAAGGCTCCTACAAAATAAGGATCTACGAGATGGAGAACTTTGGCGGTCAGATGACCGAGTTGATGGAGGACTGCGACAACATCCAAGAGCGTCACCGCATGTCCGACTGCCAGTCCTGCAACGTGATGGACGGCCAGTGGCTGATGTACGAGCAGCCCCACTTCAGAGGCAGGATGATGTACCTGAGGCCCGGAGAGTACAGGAGCTTCAGGGAGATGGGCTACGACGGATCCAGATTCAGCTCTATCAGACGCATCACCGACTCCTGCTAA